In a genomic window of Mus pahari chromosome 8, PAHARI_EIJ_v1.1, whole genome shotgun sequence:
- the Carmil3 gene encoding capping protein, Arp2/3 and myosin-I linker protein 3 isoform X5: MAKASVELTRELQDSIRRCLSQGAVLQQHRVKLETKPKKFEDRVLALTSWRLHLFPLKVPAKVESSFNVLEIRAFNTLGQNQILVETERGTVSMRLPSAESVDQVTRHVSSALSKVCPGPGCLIRRGNADTPEGPRDTSPNSETSTSTTHSVCGGFSETYAALCDYNGLHCREEVQWDVDTIYHAEDNREFNLLDFSHLESRDLALMVAALAYNQWFTKLYCKDLRLGSEVLEQVLHTLSKSGSLEELVLDNAGLKTDFVQKLAGVFGENGSCVLHALTLSHNPIEDKGFLSLSQQLLCFPTGLTKLCLAKTAISPRGLQALGQTFGANPAFASSLRYLDLSKNPGLLATDEANALYSFLAQPNALVHLDLSGTDCAVDMLLGALLHGCCSHLTYLNLARNSCSHRKGREAPPPFKQFFSSAYTLSHVNLSATRLPLEALRALLQGLSLNSHLSDLHLDLSSCELRSAGAQALQEQLGAVTCIGSLDLSDNGFDSDLLTLVPALGKNKSLKHLFLGKNFNVKAKTLEEILHKLVQLIQEEDCSLQSLSVADSRLKLRTSILINALGSNTCLAKVDLSGNGMEDIGAKMLSKALQINSSLRTILWDRNNTSALGFLDIARALESNHTLRFMSFPVSDISQAYRSAPERTEDVWQKIQWCLVRNNHSQTCPQEQAFRLQQGLVTSSAEQMLQRLCGRVQEEVRALRLCPLEPVQDELLYARDLIKDAKNSRALFPSLYELGHVLANDGPVRQRLESVASEVSKAVDKELQVILESMVSLTQELCPVAMRVAEGHNKMLSNVAERVTVPRNFIRGALLEQAGQDIQNKLDEVKLSVVTYLTNSIVDEILQELYHSHKSLARHLTQLRTLSDPPGGASQGQDPSSRGRGRNHDHEETDDELGTNIDTMAIKKQKRCRKIRPVSAFISGSPQDMESQLGSLGIPPGWFSGLGASQPTASGSWEGLSELPTHGYKLRHQTQGRPRPPRTTPPGPGRPSQVPVPGPRQENGMATRLDEGLEDFFSRRVMDESSSYPRTLRTMRPGLSEPPLPPLQKKRRRGLFHFRRPRSFKGDRGPGSPTAGLLLPPPPPPPPTQESPPSPDPPSLGNNSSPCWSPEEESNLLPGFGGARGSSFCRKMGTERLEAGEGAPAPGTAQQPRVHGVALPGLGRTKGWSFDGKREGTDPEQEDSTQAWQKRRSSDDAGPGSWKPPPPPQSSKPSFSAMRRAEATWHIAEESAANHSCQSPSPASQDGDEEKEGALFPERMVPTRSTKDPPVGPRPPKPVAVPRGRRAPQVPGGREETESNSVAPGANKPRLRLGSQQDQEEPEGQGPTDQGRRTAPLKPKRTRRAQSCDKLEPDRRQPPDPTGVCAGTSEPGTD, from the exons ACAGCATCCGGAGGTGCCTGAGCCAGGGGGCTGTGCTCCAGCAGCATCGTGTGAAACTGGAGACAAAACCCAAGAAGTTCGAGGACCGAGTGCTG GCCCTGACTTCCTGGCGTCTCCACCTTTTTCCCCTTAAAGTTCCAGCCAAG gTGGAAAGCTCATTCAATGTCCTGGAGATCCGTGCCTTCAACACACTCGGTCAGAATCAG ATCCTGGTGGAGACTGAGCGTGGCACGGTGAGCATGCGGCTGCCATCAGCCGAGAGTGTGGACCAGGTGACACGGCATGTGAGCTCTGCCCTCTCCAAGGTCTGCCCTGGCCCTGG GTGTTTGATCCGGCGTGGAAATGCGGACACCCCAGAGGGGCCTCGAGACACATCTCCCAACTCTGAAACTTCCACGTCTACCACTCACAGTGTGTGTG GTGGCTTCTCTGAGACCTATGCTGCCCTGTGTGACTACAACGGACTCCACTGCCGAGAGGAGGTGCAATGG GATGTGGACACCATCTACCATGCTGAGGATAACCGAGAGTTCAATCTTTTGGATTTCAGCCACTTGGAGAGCCG AGATCTGGCCCTTATGGTGGCCGCCCTGGCCTACAACCAGTGGTTCACCAAACTCTACTGCAAAGACTTGAGACTG GGCTCAGAAGTTCTAGAACAGGTGCTACATACCCTCAGCAAGTCGGGGAGCCTCGAAGAGCTGGTGCTGGACAATGCTGGGCTTAAGAC GGACTTTGTCCAGAAGCTGGCCGGGGTGTTTGGGGAGAACGGGAGCTGTGTGCTGCATGCGCTCACTCTGTCCCACAACCCCATCGAGGACAAGG GTTTCCTCAGCCTGAGCCAGCAGCTGCTCTGCTTCCCTACGGGCCTCACCAAACTGTGCCTGGCCAAGACTGCCATCTCTCCTCGAG GGCTCCAGGCACTGGGCCAGACCTTCGGGGCCAACCCAGCCTTTGCCAGCTCCCTTCGATACCTGGATCTGAGCAAGAACCCAGGGCTGCTTGCCACGGACGAGGCCAAT GCTCTCTATAGTTTCCTGGCCCAACCCAACGCCTTGGTACACCTGGACCTTTCAGGGACAGACTGTGCTGTCGACATG CTATTGGGTGCCCTCCTTCATGGCTGCTGCTCTCACCTCACCTACCTCAACCTGGCTCGAAACAGCTGCTCCCACAG GAAGGGCCGGGAGGCCCCGCCACCCTTCAAGCAGTTCTTCAGCAGCGCCTACACCCTGAGCCATGTCAACCTGTCGGCCACAAGGCTGCCCCTGGAGGCCCTCAG GGCGCTTCTTCAGGGCCTCTCCCTCAACAGTCACCTCAGTGATCTGCACCTGGACCTTAGCAGCTGTGAG CTCCGCTCAGCAGGAGCCCAGGCCTTGCAGGAGCAGCTGGGGGCTGTCACCTGTATAGGCAGCCTAGATCTGTCTGATAATG GGTTTGACTCGGACCTCCTGACGCTGGTCCCTGCACTTGGCAAGAACAAGTCCCTCAAGCACCTATTCCTAGGGAAGAACTTCAATGTCAAGGCCAA GACTTTGGAAGAGATCCTGCATAAGCTGGTGCAGCTGATCCAGGAAGAGGACTGT TCCCTGCAGTCGCTCTCTGTGGCCGACTCCAGGCTGAAGCTTCGCACCAGCATCCTTATCAATGCCCTGGGCAGCAACACCTGCCTGGCCAAGGTGGATCTGAGTGGCAACGGCATGGAGGACATCGGGGCCAAGATGCTGTCCAAGGCGCTGCAGATAAATTCTTCCCTCAG AACTATACTATGGGATCGGAACAATACGTCTGCCCTGGGCTTCCTGGACATTGCAAGGGCCCTGGAGAG CAACCACACACTGCGCTTCATGTCCTTCCCTGTGAGCGACATCTCTCAAGCTTACCGCAGTGCCCCTGAGCGCACAGAGGATGTGTGGCAGAAG ATCCAGTGGTGCCTGGTGAGGAACAACCACTCCCAGACATGCCCTCAGGAGCAAGCCTTCAGGCTGCAGCAGGGCCTGGTGACCAGCAGCGCCGAGCAA ATGCTGCAGCGGCTGTGTGGGCGAGTGCAGGAGGAGGTGCGGGCCCTGAGACTCTGTCCCCTGGAGCCAGTGCAAGATGAGCTGCTCTATGCCCGGGACCTCATCAAGGACGCCAAGAACTCCCGGGCG ctCTTTCCTAGCCTCTATGAGCTGGGTCACGTGTTGGCCAACGATGGGCCTGTGCGTCAGAGACTCGAGTCGGTAGCCAGCGAGGTGTCCAAAGCTGTGGACAAGGAGCTTCAG GTGATCCTGGAATCCATGGTCAGCCTGACACAGGAACTGTGCCCTGTGGCCATGCGGGTGGCAGAAGGGCACAACAAGATGCTGAGCAACGTGGCAGAACGTGTCACTGTGCCCCGGAACTTCATCCGCGGGGCGCTGCTGGAGCAGGCGGGACAGGACATTCAGAACAAGCTGGA CGAGGTGAAGCTCTCCGTCGTCACCTACTTGACCAACTCCATAGTGGATGAGATCCTACAGGAGCTGTACCATTCCCACAAAAGCCTG GCCCGGCACCTGACCCAGCTGAGGACACTGTCAGATCCACCAGGAGGGGCAAGCCAAGGGCAGGATCCATCTtcccgaggcagaggcaggaaccatgacCACGAGGAAACGGATGATGAGCTTGGGACCAACATC GACACTATGGCCATCAAAAAGCAGAAACGCTGCCGGAAGATCCGGCCAGTGTCTGCCTTCATCA GTGGGAGCCCTCAGGACATGGAAAGCCAACTGGGAAGTTTGGGGATCCCTCCTGGCTGGTTCTCAGGACTTGGAGCCAGCCAGCCCACAGCAAGTGGCTCCTGGGAAGGCCTATCTGAGCTACCTACCCATGGCTATAAACTAAGGCATCAAACACAAGGGAGGCCTCGGCCCCCTAGGACCACCCCCCCAGGACCTGGCCGGCCCAGT CAGGTGCCAGTGCCTGGGCCTCGTCAGGAGAATGGGATGGCCACCCGTCTAGACGAGGGGCTGGAGGACTTCTTCAGCAGAAGGGTCATGGACGAAAGCTCCAG CTACCCCCGGACTCTGAGGACCATGCGACCAGGCCTCTCAGAGCCACCGCTGCCTCCACTCCAGAAGAAGAGGCGGCGAGGCCTGTTTCACTTCCGCCGACCCCGGAGCTTCAAGGGGGACAGGGGACCGGGGTCCCCCACTGCTggactcctcctccctccacccccacccccacccccaactcaggAGAGCCCTCCCAGTCCAGACCCCCCAAGCCTTGGCAATAACTCATCTCCTTGTTGGAGCCCAGAGGAGGAGAGCAACCTCCTTCCTGGATTTGGAGGGGCCCGGGGGTCTTCCTTCTGCAGGAAGATG GGCACAGAGAggttggaggcaggagagggagccCCAGCCCCTGGGACAGCGCAGCAACCAAGGGTGCACGGTGTTGCCCTTCCTGGCTTGGGAAGAACCAAAGGGTGGAGCTTTGATGGAAAACGAGAG GGCACAGACCCAGAGCAGGAGGACAGTACCCAGGCTTGGCAGAAACGGCGCTCTTCAGATGATGCAG GGCCTGGATCCTGGAAGCCACCACCGCCCCCACAAAGCTCCAAGCCAAGCTTCAGCGCCATGCGCCGAGCAGAGGCCACATGGCACATAG CTGAGGAAAGTGCCGCCAACCACAGCTGCCAGAGCCCTAGCCCAGCTTCCCAGGATGGAGACGAGGAAAAGGAGGGAGCCTTATTCCCAGAGAGAATGGTCCCCACTAGGAGTACCAAG GACCCCCCCGTAGGTCCACGTCCCCCTAAGCCAGTGGCTGTGCCCAGGGGCCGCAGGGCCCCCCAGgtgccaggaggcagagaggagactgAGAGCAACAGTGTGGCCCCAGGAGCCAACAAGCCCCGGCTGAGACTAGGTTCCCAGCAAGACCAAGAGGAGCCAGAAGGACAAG GACCCACTGATCAGGGCCGCAGGACGGCACCCCTGAAACCGAAGAGAACACGGCGAGCACAGTCCTGTGACAAACTGGAGCCCGATAGAAGACAACCCCCTGACCCTACAGGTGTCTGTG CAGGAACCAGTGAACCAGGAACAGACTGA
- the Carmil3 gene encoding capping protein, Arp2/3 and myosin-I linker protein 3 isoform X2, with protein MAKASVELTRELQDSIRRCLSQGAVLQQHRVKLETKPKKFEDRVLALTSWRLHLFPLKVPAKVESSFNVLEIRAFNTLGQNQILVETERGTVSMRLPSAESVDQVTRHVSSALSKVCPGPGCLIRRGNADTPEGPRDTSPNSETSTSTTHSVCGGFSETYAALCDYNGLHCREEVQWDVDTIYHAEDNREFNLLDFSHLESRDLALMVAALAYNQWFTKLYCKDLRLGSEVLEQVLHTLSKSGSLEELVLDNAGLKTDFVQKLAGVFGENGSCVLHALTLSHNPIEDKGFLSLSQQLLCFPTGLTKLCLAKTAISPRGLQALGQTFGANPAFASSLRYLDLSKNPGLLATDEANALYSFLAQPNALVHLDLSGTDCAVDMLLGALLHGCCSHLTYLNLARNSCSHRKGREAPPPFKQFFSSAYTLSHVNLSATRLPLEALRALLQGLSLNSHLSDLHLDLSSCELRSAGAQALQEQLGAVTCIGSLDLSDNGFDSDLLTLVPALGKNKSLKHLFLGKNFNVKAKTLEEILHKLVQLIQEEDCSLQSLSVADSRLKLRTSILINALGSNTCLAKVDLSGNGMEDIGAKMLSKALQINSSLRTILWDRNNTSALGFLDIARALESNHTLRFMSFPVSDISQAYRSAPERTEDVWQKIQWCLVRNNHSQTCPQEQAFRLQQGLVTSSAEQMLQRLCGRVQEEVRALRLCPLEPVQDELLYARDLIKDAKNSRALFPSLYELGHVLANDGPVRQRLESVASEVSKAVDKELQVILESMVSLTQELCPVAMRVAEGHNKMLSNVAERVTVPRNFIRGALLEQAGQDIQNKLDEVKLSVVTYLTNSIVDEILQELYHSHKSLARHLTQLRTLSDPPGGASQGQDPSSRGRGRNHDHEETDDELGTNIDTMAIKKQKRCRKIRPVSAFISGSPQDMESQLGSLGIPPGWFSGLGASQPTASGSWEGLSELPTHGYKLRHQTQGRPRPPRTTPPGPGRPSVPVPGPRQENGMATRLDEGLEDFFSRRVMDESSSYPRTLRTMRPGLSEPPLPPLQKKRRRGLFHFRRPRSFKGDRGPGSPTAGLLLPPPPPPPPTQESPPSPDPPSLGNNSSPCWSPEEESNLLPGFGGARGSSFCRKMGTERLEAGEGAPAPGTAQQPRVHGVALPGLGRTKGWSFDGKREGTDPEQEDSTQAWQKRRSSDDAGPGSWKPPPPPQSSKPSFSAMRRAEATWHIAEESAANHSCQSPSPASQDGDEEKEGALFPERMVPTRSTKLQDPPVGPRPPKPVAVPRGRRAPQVPGGREETESNSVAPGANKPRLRLGSQQDQEEPEGQGPTDQGRRTAPLKPKRTRRAQSCDKLEPDRRQPPDPTGVCAGTSEPGTD; from the exons ACAGCATCCGGAGGTGCCTGAGCCAGGGGGCTGTGCTCCAGCAGCATCGTGTGAAACTGGAGACAAAACCCAAGAAGTTCGAGGACCGAGTGCTG GCCCTGACTTCCTGGCGTCTCCACCTTTTTCCCCTTAAAGTTCCAGCCAAG gTGGAAAGCTCATTCAATGTCCTGGAGATCCGTGCCTTCAACACACTCGGTCAGAATCAG ATCCTGGTGGAGACTGAGCGTGGCACGGTGAGCATGCGGCTGCCATCAGCCGAGAGTGTGGACCAGGTGACACGGCATGTGAGCTCTGCCCTCTCCAAGGTCTGCCCTGGCCCTGG GTGTTTGATCCGGCGTGGAAATGCGGACACCCCAGAGGGGCCTCGAGACACATCTCCCAACTCTGAAACTTCCACGTCTACCACTCACAGTGTGTGTG GTGGCTTCTCTGAGACCTATGCTGCCCTGTGTGACTACAACGGACTCCACTGCCGAGAGGAGGTGCAATGG GATGTGGACACCATCTACCATGCTGAGGATAACCGAGAGTTCAATCTTTTGGATTTCAGCCACTTGGAGAGCCG AGATCTGGCCCTTATGGTGGCCGCCCTGGCCTACAACCAGTGGTTCACCAAACTCTACTGCAAAGACTTGAGACTG GGCTCAGAAGTTCTAGAACAGGTGCTACATACCCTCAGCAAGTCGGGGAGCCTCGAAGAGCTGGTGCTGGACAATGCTGGGCTTAAGAC GGACTTTGTCCAGAAGCTGGCCGGGGTGTTTGGGGAGAACGGGAGCTGTGTGCTGCATGCGCTCACTCTGTCCCACAACCCCATCGAGGACAAGG GTTTCCTCAGCCTGAGCCAGCAGCTGCTCTGCTTCCCTACGGGCCTCACCAAACTGTGCCTGGCCAAGACTGCCATCTCTCCTCGAG GGCTCCAGGCACTGGGCCAGACCTTCGGGGCCAACCCAGCCTTTGCCAGCTCCCTTCGATACCTGGATCTGAGCAAGAACCCAGGGCTGCTTGCCACGGACGAGGCCAAT GCTCTCTATAGTTTCCTGGCCCAACCCAACGCCTTGGTACACCTGGACCTTTCAGGGACAGACTGTGCTGTCGACATG CTATTGGGTGCCCTCCTTCATGGCTGCTGCTCTCACCTCACCTACCTCAACCTGGCTCGAAACAGCTGCTCCCACAG GAAGGGCCGGGAGGCCCCGCCACCCTTCAAGCAGTTCTTCAGCAGCGCCTACACCCTGAGCCATGTCAACCTGTCGGCCACAAGGCTGCCCCTGGAGGCCCTCAG GGCGCTTCTTCAGGGCCTCTCCCTCAACAGTCACCTCAGTGATCTGCACCTGGACCTTAGCAGCTGTGAG CTCCGCTCAGCAGGAGCCCAGGCCTTGCAGGAGCAGCTGGGGGCTGTCACCTGTATAGGCAGCCTAGATCTGTCTGATAATG GGTTTGACTCGGACCTCCTGACGCTGGTCCCTGCACTTGGCAAGAACAAGTCCCTCAAGCACCTATTCCTAGGGAAGAACTTCAATGTCAAGGCCAA GACTTTGGAAGAGATCCTGCATAAGCTGGTGCAGCTGATCCAGGAAGAGGACTGT TCCCTGCAGTCGCTCTCTGTGGCCGACTCCAGGCTGAAGCTTCGCACCAGCATCCTTATCAATGCCCTGGGCAGCAACACCTGCCTGGCCAAGGTGGATCTGAGTGGCAACGGCATGGAGGACATCGGGGCCAAGATGCTGTCCAAGGCGCTGCAGATAAATTCTTCCCTCAG AACTATACTATGGGATCGGAACAATACGTCTGCCCTGGGCTTCCTGGACATTGCAAGGGCCCTGGAGAG CAACCACACACTGCGCTTCATGTCCTTCCCTGTGAGCGACATCTCTCAAGCTTACCGCAGTGCCCCTGAGCGCACAGAGGATGTGTGGCAGAAG ATCCAGTGGTGCCTGGTGAGGAACAACCACTCCCAGACATGCCCTCAGGAGCAAGCCTTCAGGCTGCAGCAGGGCCTGGTGACCAGCAGCGCCGAGCAA ATGCTGCAGCGGCTGTGTGGGCGAGTGCAGGAGGAGGTGCGGGCCCTGAGACTCTGTCCCCTGGAGCCAGTGCAAGATGAGCTGCTCTATGCCCGGGACCTCATCAAGGACGCCAAGAACTCCCGGGCG ctCTTTCCTAGCCTCTATGAGCTGGGTCACGTGTTGGCCAACGATGGGCCTGTGCGTCAGAGACTCGAGTCGGTAGCCAGCGAGGTGTCCAAAGCTGTGGACAAGGAGCTTCAG GTGATCCTGGAATCCATGGTCAGCCTGACACAGGAACTGTGCCCTGTGGCCATGCGGGTGGCAGAAGGGCACAACAAGATGCTGAGCAACGTGGCAGAACGTGTCACTGTGCCCCGGAACTTCATCCGCGGGGCGCTGCTGGAGCAGGCGGGACAGGACATTCAGAACAAGCTGGA CGAGGTGAAGCTCTCCGTCGTCACCTACTTGACCAACTCCATAGTGGATGAGATCCTACAGGAGCTGTACCATTCCCACAAAAGCCTG GCCCGGCACCTGACCCAGCTGAGGACACTGTCAGATCCACCAGGAGGGGCAAGCCAAGGGCAGGATCCATCTtcccgaggcagaggcaggaaccatgacCACGAGGAAACGGATGATGAGCTTGGGACCAACATC GACACTATGGCCATCAAAAAGCAGAAACGCTGCCGGAAGATCCGGCCAGTGTCTGCCTTCATCA GTGGGAGCCCTCAGGACATGGAAAGCCAACTGGGAAGTTTGGGGATCCCTCCTGGCTGGTTCTCAGGACTTGGAGCCAGCCAGCCCACAGCAAGTGGCTCCTGGGAAGGCCTATCTGAGCTACCTACCCATGGCTATAAACTAAGGCATCAAACACAAGGGAGGCCTCGGCCCCCTAGGACCACCCCCCCAGGACCTGGCCGGCCCAGT GTGCCAGTGCCTGGGCCTCGTCAGGAGAATGGGATGGCCACCCGTCTAGACGAGGGGCTGGAGGACTTCTTCAGCAGAAGGGTCATGGACGAAAGCTCCAG CTACCCCCGGACTCTGAGGACCATGCGACCAGGCCTCTCAGAGCCACCGCTGCCTCCACTCCAGAAGAAGAGGCGGCGAGGCCTGTTTCACTTCCGCCGACCCCGGAGCTTCAAGGGGGACAGGGGACCGGGGTCCCCCACTGCTggactcctcctccctccacccccacccccacccccaactcaggAGAGCCCTCCCAGTCCAGACCCCCCAAGCCTTGGCAATAACTCATCTCCTTGTTGGAGCCCAGAGGAGGAGAGCAACCTCCTTCCTGGATTTGGAGGGGCCCGGGGGTCTTCCTTCTGCAGGAAGATG GGCACAGAGAggttggaggcaggagagggagccCCAGCCCCTGGGACAGCGCAGCAACCAAGGGTGCACGGTGTTGCCCTTCCTGGCTTGGGAAGAACCAAAGGGTGGAGCTTTGATGGAAAACGAGAG GGCACAGACCCAGAGCAGGAGGACAGTACCCAGGCTTGGCAGAAACGGCGCTCTTCAGATGATGCAG GGCCTGGATCCTGGAAGCCACCACCGCCCCCACAAAGCTCCAAGCCAAGCTTCAGCGCCATGCGCCGAGCAGAGGCCACATGGCACATAG CTGAGGAAAGTGCCGCCAACCACAGCTGCCAGAGCCCTAGCCCAGCTTCCCAGGATGGAGACGAGGAAAAGGAGGGAGCCTTATTCCCAGAGAGAATGGTCCCCACTAGGAGTACCAAG CTACAGGACCCCCCCGTAGGTCCACGTCCCCCTAAGCCAGTGGCTGTGCCCAGGGGCCGCAGGGCCCCCCAGgtgccaggaggcagagaggagactgAGAGCAACAGTGTGGCCCCAGGAGCCAACAAGCCCCGGCTGAGACTAGGTTCCCAGCAAGACCAAGAGGAGCCAGAAGGACAAG GACCCACTGATCAGGGCCGCAGGACGGCACCCCTGAAACCGAAGAGAACACGGCGAGCACAGTCCTGTGACAAACTGGAGCCCGATAGAAGACAACCCCCTGACCCTACAGGTGTCTGTG CAGGAACCAGTGAACCAGGAACAGACTGA